The genome window taaaagaatgaggttttcttcattttgaccAGAACCTTAAATTTGACTACAACTATTGTCCAGGTCCAACGGTTAATAGAACGTAATTCGTTATTTGTAAGTCAAACTTCTGTGggaaataaaagttaacaaagTCGCAGTTGATTGAAGGAAGCTTCTCATCACCACACACGAAAGAAGTGGAACAGAAACCCCCGTTTGCAGAAGATCTAGTCTTGTTGGGAGAAACAGAGCAGAGAAGAAGACAACATAAGATGGCCGAGGTTGCTGTGTCAACGGTCGTTACCAAGCTGACGGAGCTGCTGGTGGAACAAGCAGCAGTGGCGGCGGTGTCGGTTTCACAGCTGGCAGGGGTGAGAGAGCAAGTGGAGAACCTGAAGAACGAATTGGGGTGGATGCAGAGCTTTCTGAGGGACGCAGATGCAAAACAAGAAGGCAACGACCGCGTTCGCATGTGGGTGTCGGAAATCCGAGACGTGGCTTTCGAAGCAGAGGAGCTCATAGAAACCTACGTGTACAAGACCACCATGCAGAGCAGCTTAGACAAGGTGTTCAGACCCTTTCATCTCTACAAGGTGAGGACCAGAATCGACAAGATCCTGTCCAAGATCAAGAGCATATCCGACCGGCGCGAAACATACGGCGTCGTTGTAATGACCCGTGATGATGGCAACAACAGTAACGAAAGGTTGAGGCACTGGAGACAGCCTTCTCCTTATTCTGAAGAGGAGTATGTTATTGAGCTTGAGGATGACATGCGGCTGCTTTTTACCCAGTTGCTTGCAGTGGAGCCAACGCCTCATGTGGTTTCTATTGTTGGTATGGGTGGTTTGGGGAAAACCACTTTGGCTAAGAAGCTCTACAATCACACCAGAATCACCAACCATTTTGAGTGCAAAGCGTGGGTGTATGTATCTAAGGAGTATAGGAGGAGGGATGTGTTGCAAGGGATTCTCAGGGATGTGGATGCTCTCACCAgagatgaaatggagaaaatacCCGAGGAAGAGTTGGTCAACAAGCTCCGCAATGTGTTGAGTGAGAAACGGTATTTGGTGGTGCTTGATGACATATGGGGCATGGAGGTTTGGGATGGTTTAAAATCTGCATTTCCCAGAGGGAAGATGGGAAGTAAGATATTGCTCACCACAAGGAATGGGGATGTTGCTTTACATGCTGATGCTTGTAGCAATCCTCATCAGTTGAGGACTTTGACAGAAGATGAGAGTTTCAGATTGCTCTGCAACAAAGCGTTCCCCGGAGCGAACGGCATCCCGTTAGAGTTGGTTCAGTTGAAGAGTCTTGCAAAGGAGATTGTGGTTAAATGTGGAGGTTTGCCTTTGGCTGTGGTAGTGGTTGGTGGTTTGCTGTCTAGGAAACTCAAGTCAAGTGGGGAATGGAAGCGGGTGCTGCAAAATATCAGCTGGCACTTGCTAGAAGAGCAAGAGAAGATAGCTAGAATTTTGGCCCTTAGCTACAATGATCTGCCTCCTCATTTGAAGTCTTGCTTTCTATATTTGGGTCTTTTCCCAGAGGGTGTGAACATTCAGACGAAAAAATTGATCAGACTATGGGTGGCGGAGGGATTTCTACtgcaagaaggagaagaaactGCAGAAGGTGTTGCTCAGAAatacttgaatgaattgattggtAGGTGCATGATTCAAGTGGGAACAGTAAGCTCATTAGGAAGAGTCAAAACAATTCGCATCCACCATCTTCTTAGAGATCTTTCACTCtctaaaggaaaagaagaatattttctcaaaatatttcAGGGTGATGTGGCAGGTCAATCGACTAAAGCCCGGCGCCATTCCATGCATTCTTGCCATGACAGGTATGACTCCTTAAAACACAATGCTGGTCATTCACGTTCCCTGCTGTTCTTCAACAGAGAATATAATGATATAGTGAGGAAACTCTGGCATCCTTTGAATTTTCagcaagaaaagaaattgaatttcatCTACAGGAAATTTAAGCTGCTCAGGGTATTAGAATTAGATGGTGTTCGGGTAGTTAGCCTGCCAAGTTTGATAGGGGACTTGATTCAATTGAGGTATCTAGGATTGAGGAAGACTAATCTAGAAAAAAAACTTCCACCTTCCATTGGAAACTTGC of Glycine soja cultivar W05 chromosome 1, ASM419377v2, whole genome shotgun sequence contains these proteins:
- the LOC114420265 gene encoding disease resistance RPP8-like protein 3; the encoded protein is MAEVAVSTVVTKLTELLVEQAAVAAVSVSQLAGVREQVENLKNELGWMQSFLRDADAKQEGNDRVRMWVSEIRDVAFEAEELIETYVYKTTMQSSLDKVFRPFHLYKVRTRIDKILSKIKSISDRRETYGVVVMTRDDGNNSNERLRHWRQPSPYSEEEYVIELEDDMRLLFTQLLAVEPTPHVVSIVGMGGLGKTTLAKKLYNHTRITNHFECKAWVYVSKEYRRRDVLQGILRDVDALTRDEMEKIPEEELVNKLRNVLSEKRYLVVLDDIWGMEVWDGLKSAFPRGKMGSKILLTTRNGDVALHADACSNPHQLRTLTEDESFRLLCNKAFPGANGIPLELVQLKSLAKEIVVKCGGLPLAVVVVGGLLSRKLKSSGEWKRVLQNISWHLLEEQEKIARILALSYNDLPPHLKSCFLYLGLFPEGVNIQTKKLIRLWVAEGFLLQEGEETAEGVAQKYLNELIGRCMIQVGTVSSLGRVKTIRIHHLLRDLSLSKGKEEYFLKIFQGDVAGQSTKARRHSMHSCHDRYDSLKHNAGHSRSLLFFNREYNDIVRKLWHPLNFQQEKKLNFIYRKFKLLRVLELDGVRVVSLPSLIGDLIQLRYLGLRKTNLEKKLPPSIGNLQNLQTLDLRYCCFLMKIPNVIWKMVNLRHLLLYTPFDSPDSSHLRMDTLTNLQTLPHIEAGNWIVDGGLANMINLRQLGICELSGQMVNSVLSTVQGLHNLHSLSLSLQSEEDEFPIFMQLSQCTHLQKLSLNGKIKKLPDPHEFPPNLLKLTLHNSHLQKESIAKLERLPNLKVLILGKGAYNWPELNFNGEGFPQLHILRLVLLKELEEWTVEENAMPRLENMVIDRCEKLKKIPEGLKAITSLKKLKIIGMPVEFEHKLRTKDLFDFTNTPVIESTTDILAID